Proteins found in one Bartonella krasnovii genomic segment:
- a CDS encoding Vomp family autotransporter produces the protein MKKKYSTPSLIKAVSLSAAMATLLSSVSPVFAANFAFTGGANLSTSGMGVSYAHGSHGSVVLSGDDNFCGADNVIGRGGKQQQGVSNSQKITAEQQYERFINNQDYSGRKPYGATAEKVTWGGDSWTTPRGGYMGALTGGIQNAMPEAYGVYSFATGCGSAATGNYSTAFGAGATAKTGGSQAFGVSALASGKATVAMGIGSEASGDFSVAFGGLATASGKSTVAVGTKAKAEKEYAIAIGSRSHAKASGAIAIGSVKSERTEGVNPQRETIAEAENAIAIGSHTYAKTEDSVAVGVNAQVLVNDGVAIGGGSVSDRDKGVKGYDPHLDGETTENGMAWVSTTGAFSVGEVGGSGNGKLTRQITGVAAGSEDTDAVNVAQLKAMRDVIAGGGAWKLSANDTDPTDVNSGNVVDFSVKDTTVGEDNLKVEKSTENNKNKIQFSLNNQLELTSVTTGQSFMNDDGFIIDNGPRMTIDGIDAGNEKITGVEAGEDDTDAVNFKQLKEFTAGIKAGGWKLSVNGGNTTDVEADSTVDFSADATKSGGKNIQIEKGDRNKVTFALADDINVMSVTAGESVMSAAGFGFENGEGPSITVKGIHAGNKTIKGVAAGEEDTDAVNYKQLKEIKNQIVGDSLVKWDEKKKIISIGMEKGGTELDITNKDGDFRVIAGVAEGKNDDDAVNFSQLKEVKTLAENGWKLSVDGNNATDVKAGSTVDFVAGESANGSNKNIKIVKDNDNKVTFTLNDDLKLTSVTTGNSIMDNDGFSFVDGGPKITANGIDADNKKITKVAAGEQDTDAVNYKQLKEIKNQIVGDSLVKWDEDGKLITIGAEKEGIEINITNSKGQERVIDGVRAGKISHDSREAINGDQLLSITETIADFFGGDETDILNGIKPTFTVHNKEYRNVTDAFAAVDTSITDIYTQINNVTENNLVKWEKDQNFITIGKEKGGTKIDITGTDGERIIAGVKDGNLGKDSKEAVNGSQINAISGDIAKYFGGGTEFNNGVFTGPRYNLSHVGVDGKVEQRQHNDVGSALTGLDANIKNVNQNLINSMKDVASYFGGGAGYDENGGWHTPIFKVIQFEANGTSSKKNYTNVADAFEGVNNTFTNIHNQISDIKENNLVKWDEDGKLITIGKEKGGTKIDITGSDGERIIAGVKDGDISEGSKEAVNGSQLWKTNENVKGVEKDIEHFRTRVDAISGTVTDISEEVYNLSQDALLWNEKEGAFVARHGTDGEKTNSKIKFLADGEISEESTDAINGSQLYKMGDKIANYFGGGASYEDGEWTEPTFKVSQRGENGSIIEKKYNNVAEAFDGVDNSITDIYNQINDVTENSLVKWDEGKKLITIGKEKGGTQISIENMNGEDRTLSGVKDGKISQTSTEAVNGSQLFKTNEKVTTVTENLSKIAQNTSKYFGGSTDVLEGIEPTFLIQGETYRNVFDAFTGVNVSITNIDNKISEMKENSLVKWDEGQKLITIGKDKAGTEINIAGYANVARSISGVKAAEKGDEAVNKDQLDKSIKDITKNIETVTAAAVLYDKNEDGSVNYGSVTLGGNKNNGPVALHNVKDGRISENSHDAINGSQINKISADIAKFFGGGAKFVNGAFKGLKYTLSAIVDGQIGKANFYDVGSALTGLDKNVQDVNKRLTNVSNKFNQKIEGISKDALLWSEEDEAFVARHEKNGKKTNSKLKYLMDGDISKNSTDAINGSQLYSMSNQLANYFGGGAKYENGKWTAPTFKIVQVNENGETVEKEHHNVADAFGDVNKNMSNINNRIDDVINKVDSDALKWNDKEKAYDAGRDGKPSKIINVADGKVEKDSKDAVNGGQLWETNERVSGVEKDVKHLNNRVDNISNTIADIGDIVNNIDGKVDNIDNKVNDIAEDAVRYDRDENGNKTNKITLTGGDASEPVVIDNVANGKIETGSKEAVNGGQLHDYTQEQMKIILDESKQYTDQRISNITIDAIDEAVDKSKHYTDMKFDVLNYSIESVRKEARQAAAIGLAVSNLRYNDTPGKLSVGFGTGLWRSQSAFAFGAGYTSENGNIRSNVSVTTSGGHWGVGAGFNMTLN, from the coding sequence ATGAAAAAAAAATATTCCACACCAAGTTTAATTAAAGCTGTCTCGCTCAGCGCGGCAATGGCGACACTTCTATCAAGTGTTTCCCCTGTTTTTGCTGCCAACTTTGCCTTCACAGGAGGAGCTAATTTAAGCACAAGTGGTATGGGCGTTTCCTATGCACATGGTAGCCATGGAAGTGTTGTTTTATCTGGTGATGATAATTTTTGTGGTGCAGACAACGTCATTGGTCGTGGCGGCAAACAACAGCAGGGAGTTAGTAATAGTCAAAAAATAACCGCAGAGCAACAATATGAGAGATTCATAAATAATCAAGATTATAGTGGTCGTAAGCCTTATGGTGCGACTGCTGAAAAGGTTACTTGGGGGGGGGATAGTTGGACAACTCCTAGAGGCGGTTATATGGGTGCACTGACTGGTGGGATTCAGAATGCGATGCCTGAAGCTTATGGTGTTTATTCTTTTGCAACGGGCTGTGGTTCTGCAGCAACAGGAAATTATTCCACAGCATTTGGTGCTGGTGCAACTGCAAAAACTGGTGGGTCACAAGCTTTCGGTGTTTCTGCACTTGCGAGTGGTAAAGCAACTGTTGCTATGGGTATCGGATCAGAAGCTTCTGGGGACTTTTCTGTTGCTTTTGGTGGGCTTGCAACTGCCTCTGGTAAAAGTACTGTTGCTGTAGGAACAAAGGCAAAAGCAGAAAAGGAATATGCGATTGCCATAGGCTCAAGGTCTCACGCGAAAGCTTCAGGAGCTATTGCAATAGGTAGCGTTAAGTCTGAAAGAACAGAAGGAGTAAATCCTCAAAGAGAAACAATAGCGGAGGCTGAAAATGCGATTGCTATAGGGTCGCATACATATGCTAAAACAGAAGATTCCGTTGCGGTTGGTGTAAATGCACAGGTACTTGTTAATGATGGTGTTGCTATCGGTGGTGGTTCTGTCTCTGATAGAGATAAGGGCGTTAAGGGATATGACCCTCACCTAGATGGTGAAACGACAGAAAACGGTATGGCATGGGTTAGCACAACAGGAGCTTTTAGTGTTGGTGAAGTTGGTGGTAGTGGTAACGGTAAATTAACACGACAAATTACAGGTGTGGCTGCTGGGAGTGAAGATACTGATGCAGTTAATGTGGCACAGTTAAAAGCTATGAGAGACGTCATAGCAGGAGGAGGAGCTTGGAAACTTTCTGCTAACGATACAGATCCTACAGACGTGAATTCAGGCAATGTCGTAGATTTTTCAGTGAAAGATACAACCGTAGGAGAAGATAACTTAAAAGTTGAAAAAAGTACTGAAAATAATAAGAATAAAATTCAATTTTCTTTGAATAATCAGCTTGAATTAACAAGTGTTACTACTGGTCAAAGCTTTATGAATGATGATGGTTTTATTATTGATAATGGGCCGCGCATGACTATTGATGGTATTGATGCCGGTAATGAAAAGATCACAGGAGTGGAAGCTGGAGAAGATGATACTGATGCAGTAAATTTTAAACAGTTGAAAGAATTTACAGCAGGAATTAAAGCAGGTGGCTGGAAGCTTTCTGTTAATGGCGGTAATACTACAGATGTTGAGGCAGATAGTACAGTCGATTTTTCTGCTGATGCGACTAAAAGTGGCGGTAAAAATATCCAAATTGAAAAAGGCGATAGAAATAAAGTTACATTTGCTTTAGCTGATGACATTAATGTAATGAGTGTCACAGCAGGAGAAAGTGTTATGAGTGCTGCTGGCTTTGGATTTGAAAATGGTGAGGGACCGAGCATAACAGTTAAAGGCATTCATGCTGGTAATAAAACGATTAAAGGAGTAGCAGCAGGGGAAGAAGATACCGATGCTGTAAATTATAAACAGTTGAAAGAAATAAAGAACCAGATAGTTGGCGATAGTCTTGTTAAATGGGATGAGAAGAAAAAAATTATTTCCATTGGTATGGAAAAAGGCGGAACAGAACTTGATATTACAAACAAAGATGGGGATTTTAGGGTAATTGCTGGTGTAGCAGAAGGAAAGAATGACGATGATGCTGTAAACTTTTCACAATTGAAAGAGGTAAAGACACTTGCAGAAAATGGCTGGAAGCTGTCTGTTGATGGTAACAATGCTACAGATGTTAAAGCTGGTAGTACAGTAGATTTTGTTGCCGGTGAGAGTGCAAATGGTAGTAATAAAAATATCAAAATTGTAAAAGATAACGACAATAAAGTCACATTTACTTTGAATGATGATCTTAAGTTGACGAGTGTCACGACAGGCAATAGCATTATGGATAATGATGGCTTTTCGTTTGTTGATGGTGGTCCAAAGATAACAGCGAATGGTATCGATGCAGACAATAAAAAAATTACAAAAGTGGCAGCGGGAGAGCAAGACACTGATGCTGTAAATTACAAACAGCTGAAAGAAATAAAGAACCAGATAGTTGGCGACAGTCTTGTTAAGTGGGATGAAGATGGGAAGCTCATTACCATTGGTGCCGAAAAAGAAGGTATTGAAATAAATATTACTAATAGTAAAGGTCAAGAGCGGGTTATTGATGGTGTTAGAGCTGGAAAGATCAGCCATGATTCAAGAGAGGCAATCAATGGTGATCAGCTTTTAAGTATTACAGAGACTATAGCGGATTTTTTTGGTGGTGATGAGACAGATATACTTAATGGTATCAAGCCAACTTTTACTGTTCATAATAAAGAATATCGTAATGTTACTGATGCTTTCGCTGCTGTCGATACTTCTATTACAGATATTTACACGCAAATTAACAATGTAACAGAAAATAATCTTGTTAAGTGGGAAAAAGATCAGAATTTCATTACCATTGGTAAGGAAAAAGGCGGTACAAAAATTGATATCACAGGTACTGACGGAGAGCGGATCATTGCGGGTGTGAAAGATGGTAACCTCGGAAAGGATTCAAAAGAAGCTGTTAATGGGTCCCAGATTAATGCAATATCTGGAGATATTGCAAAATATTTTGGTGGTGGTACGGAATTTAATAACGGAGTTTTTACAGGACCAAGATATAATTTATCGCATGTTGGTGTAGATGGTAAAGTCGAACAGAGGCAACATAATGATGTTGGTTCTGCATTGACAGGACTTGATGCAAATATCAAGAATGTTAATCAAAATTTGATAAATTCGATGAAAGATGTTGCTTCTTATTTCGGTGGTGGCGCTGGATATGATGAAAATGGTGGATGGCATACTCCTATTTTCAAGGTTATCCAATTCGAAGCTAATGGAACTTCCTCTAAGAAGAACTACACTAACGTTGCTGATGCTTTTGAAGGTGTAAACAATACTTTTACAAATATTCACAATCAAATATCTGATATCAAAGAAAATAATCTAGTTAAATGGGATGAAGATGGGAAGCTCATTACCATTGGCAAGGAAAAAGGTGGTACAAAAATTGATATTACTGGTAGTGATGGAGAACGGATCATTGCGGGTGTGAAAGATGGAGATATTTCAGAGGGCTCAAAAGAAGCAGTAAATGGTTCGCAGCTATGGAAGACAAATGAGAATGTTAAAGGTGTTGAAAAAGACATTGAGCATTTTCGTACGAGAGTTGATGCTATATCGGGTACGGTTACTGATATTAGTGAGGAAGTTTATAATCTTTCTCAAGATGCTTTACTGTGGAATGAAAAGGAAGGTGCATTTGTTGCACGTCATGGAACAGATGGAGAGAAGACAAATAGTAAAATTAAGTTCCTTGCGGATGGTGAGATTTCTGAAGAGTCAACAGATGCAATCAATGGTTCTCAACTTTATAAGATGGGCGATAAGATTGCCAATTATTTCGGCGGTGGAGCTAGCTATGAGGATGGAGAGTGGACAGAACCTACTTTCAAGGTTTCTCAACGCGGTGAGAACGGTAGTATTATTGAGAAAAAATACAATAATGTCGCTGAGGCTTTTGATGGTGTCGATAATTCTATCACGGATATCTATAATCAGATTAATGATGTGACAGAAAATAGTCTTGTAAAATGGGATGAGGGCAAAAAGCTCATTACCATTGGTAAGGAAAAAGGTGGTACACAAATCAGTATTGAAAACATGAATGGTGAGGATCGGACACTTTCTGGTGTGAAAGATGGGAAAATTTCTCAAACATCAACAGAAGCAGTAAATGGTTCTCAGCTTTTTAAGACGAATGAGAAAGTTACCACTGTTACTGAGAACTTATCAAAAATTGCTCAAAACACATCGAAATATTTTGGGGGCAGTACAGATGTACTTGAAGGTATTGAACCAACTTTCCTTATTCAGGGAGAGACATATCGTAATGTTTTTGATGCATTTACGGGTGTGAATGTTTCTATTACAAATATTGATAATAAGATTTCTGAAATGAAAGAAAACAGTCTTGTTAAATGGGACGAAGGACAGAAACTTATCACCATTGGTAAGGATAAAGCCGGTACTGAGATCAATATTGCCGGATATGCTAATGTAGCACGTTCCATTTCTGGTGTAAAAGCGGCAGAAAAGGGTGACGAAGCTGTTAACAAAGACCAACTTGATAAAAGCATAAAGGATATTACGAAAAATATCGAAACAGTAACTGCTGCTGCAGTTCTTTATGATAAAAATGAAGATGGCAGCGTTAATTATGGTAGCGTGACTTTAGGCGGCAATAAGAACAACGGACCAGTTGCTCTCCATAATGTCAAAGATGGTAGAATTTCTGAAAATTCTCACGATGCCATTAATGGTAGTCAGATTAATAAAATATCAGCAGATATTGCGAAGTTTTTTGGTGGTGGCGCAAAATTTGTTAATGGTGCCTTTAAAGGACTAAAATATACTTTATCCGCTATTGTTGATGGTCAGATAGGAAAGGCTAATTTTTATGACGTTGGTTCAGCTTTAACAGGTCTTGATAAGAATGTTCAAGATGTGAATAAGCGCTTAACGAATGTATCCAATAAGTTTAATCAAAAAATTGAAGGCATTTCAAAAGATGCTTTACTGTGGAGCGAAGAAGACGAAGCATTCGTTGCACGTCATGAGAAAAATGGCAAGAAGACAAATAGCAAGCTTAAATATCTCATGGATGGTGATATTTCTAAAAATTCGACGGATGCAATCAATGGCAGCCAGCTTTATTCCATGAGTAACCAGCTTGCGAATTATTTCGGCGGTGGTGCCAAATATGAGAATGGCAAATGGACAGCACCTACTTTCAAGATTGTTCAAGTCAATGAGAATGGTGAAACTGTCGAGAAAGAGCACCATAATGTTGCTGATGCTTTTGGTGACGTCAATAAAAATATGTCAAATATTAATAACCGTATTGATGATGTCATTAACAAGGTCGATTCCGATGCGTTAAAGTGGAATGATAAAGAAAAAGCCTATGATGCTGGTCGCGATGGTAAGCCGAGTAAAATTATCAATGTCGCTGATGGTAAAGTTGAAAAAGATTCCAAAGATGCGGTTAATGGTGGACAACTTTGGGAGACCAATGAACGTGTCTCTGGTGTTGAAAAAGATGTTAAGCATCTTAACAACAGAGTTGATAACATTTCCAATACCATTGCTGATATTGGGGACATAGTTAACAATATTGATGGTAAAGTTGATAATATTGATAATAAGGTTAACGATATTGCTGAGGATGCTGTTCGCTATGACAGAGACGAAAACGGCAACAAGACCAATAAAATCACATTAACGGGGGGAGATGCCAGTGAGCCTGTTGTGATTGATAATGTCGCTAATGGTAAAATTGAGACAGGATCAAAAGAAGCTGTAAATGGTGGTCAACTCCATGACTATACCCAAGAACAGATGAAGATTATTCTCGATGAATCCAAGCAATATACGGATCAACGGATTAGTAATATTACGATTGATGCGATTGACGAAGCTGTTGATAAGTCCAAACACTATACCGATATGAAGTTTGATGTTTTAAACTACAGCATTGAGAGTGTGCGAAAGGAAGCAAGACAAGCAGCAGCTATTGGTTTAGCAGTGTCTAATTTACGCTACAATGATACACCTGGAAAATTAAGCGTTGGATTTGGTACTGGTTTATGGCGCAGTCAATCAGCTTTTGCCTTTGGTGCAGGTTACACCTCAGAGAATGGAAATATTCGGTCTAATGTATCTGTTACGACTTCTGGTGGTCATTGGGGTGTAGGTGCGGGATTCAATATGACATTAAATTGA
- a CDS encoding Vomp family autotransporter produces the protein MWSESDGAFVAQHGEGDKKAESKIMHLKAGDITAESTDAINGSQLYSVIHSLSAYFGGGAGYENGQWNAPTFYVSQFKNDGNGDSKKDYHDVAAAFEGVNGSLSDINERINNVAKDVSSSGLNWNEEEKAFDARHNGEPSKIKYVADGNLSKDSKEAVNGSQLFETNNRVTQVENRVNNIDQKVENIENTVTNGVVKYDKNEKGDKINKVTLAGVSESDPVVLDNVAAGDLSKDSKQAVNGSQLWETNQKMDVVLDKAKEYTDERFNDIINHQMGDVINEAKSYTDMKFDALNYSIEGARKEARQAAAIGIAVANLRYNETPGKLSVGFGTGLWRNKSAFAFGAGYTSESGSVLSNVSVTNSGGHWGIGAGFNMTLN, from the coding sequence TTGTGGAGCGAGAGTGATGGGGCATTTGTAGCTCAGCATGGCGAAGGTGATAAAAAAGCAGAGAGCAAGATTATGCACCTTAAGGCTGGAGACATTACTGCTGAATCAACGGATGCTATAAATGGCTCTCAGCTTTATTCTGTGATCCATTCACTTTCTGCATATTTTGGTGGTGGTGCAGGCTATGAGAATGGGCAATGGAACGCTCCCACATTCTATGTGTCGCAATTCAAGAATGATGGGAATGGTGATAGCAAGAAGGATTATCATGATGTTGCAGCTGCGTTTGAAGGAGTTAATGGAAGTCTATCCGATATCAACGAGCGTATTAATAATGTTGCTAAGGATGTCTCATCGAGTGGTTTAAATTGGAACGAGGAAGAAAAAGCTTTCGACGCTCGTCACAATGGAGAGCCAAGTAAGATTAAGTATGTAGCGGATGGTAATTTATCCAAAGATTCAAAAGAGGCCGTTAATGGTAGCCAACTTTTTGAGACAAATAATAGGGTTACTCAAGTTGAAAACCGTGTAAACAATATTGATCAAAAGGTAGAAAATATTGAAAATACGGTTACAAATGGTGTGGTTAAGTATGATAAAAATGAAAAGGGTGATAAGATAAATAAAGTTACATTAGCTGGTGTGAGTGAAAGCGACCCGGTAGTGTTAGATAATGTAGCGGCAGGTGACTTATCCAAAGATTCAAAACAAGCTGTGAATGGTAGCCAACTTTGGGAGACAAACCAAAAGATGGATGTAGTTCTTGATAAGGCAAAAGAATATACGGATGAGCGTTTCAATGACATTATCAATCACCAAATGGGTGATGTTATTAATGAAGCGAAATCTTATACGGATATGAAGTTTGATGCTTTAAATTACAGCATTGAGGGGGCGCGAAAGGAAGCAAGACAAGCAGCAGCTATCGGTATAGCAGTGGCGAACTTACGCTATAATGAAACACCTGGAAAATTAAGTGTTGGATTTGGTACCGGCTTATGGCGTAATAAATCTGCATTTGCCTTTGGTGCTGGTTATACATCTGAAAGCGGATCTGTTTTGTCTAACGTATCTGTTACCAATTCTGGTGGTCACTGGGGTATAGGTGCGGGATTCAATATGACATTGAACTAA